One window of Cucurbita pepo subsp. pepo cultivar mu-cu-16 chromosome LG19, ASM280686v2, whole genome shotgun sequence genomic DNA carries:
- the LOC111781649 gene encoding LOW QUALITY PROTEIN: E3 ubiquitin-protein ligase RFWD3 (The sequence of the model RefSeq protein was modified relative to this genomic sequence to represent the inferred CDS: substituted 1 base at 1 genomic stop codon) has product MPDSFPSYVDIQNVLVDGEQYEVEDSDDGEEEEEDDDEETDDGEETVEGHAEENADNVIEAQSPRASQTGPSRSGQARVSFWVEEEEDKRRRTEGGEASSSNGVGSLEISQGNEWNRNEIDGLFCPICMEAWTNYGDHHICCLPCGHLYGMSCINRWLQQRRKAGKVSVHAMIXCSMKDVRKLFASRIVAADEESQKRIQSLEATCASLETKNANWCKKEVEWKKKETDLQSKVHELTERTNYLEHLLEDTKRKHEVAHLDCIFEGKSVSDHNFGLRFSGQVSSCGFILEKELLVDGARSIDVDSSNQVVLVARRQSGFGGTHVITKISLMSPYEREDIRIPFCTNAVKDLHISPAARNLVLYSSLGKKLAVLSMESNNIILDYELPDAAWSCSWDQNSSHYVYAGLKNGSLMMFDMRQTVGPLKTLRGITSNPVHTIHSLSNNLTLSNDVKSVLSASAYGVCQWNFDASEEGPFLVPETNQGVCTSLAYCSSRDEIVASYRPKVGMSSEIPYSQISPSPSHTAGHRVDGCHMAFKKEENFQKFSKLGSARANIDAIRLPKSTIIDLQDCSSLFVFGDAVMNELILQELPSFRSFQHLKLHKHPVRDVKYSYGFGRGLLSCLSDDTLQLLCTKGS; this is encoded by the exons ATGCCGGACTCTTTCCCTTCTTACGTTGACATTCAGAACGTTCTCGTTGACGGGGAGCAGTATGAGGTTGAAGATAGTGACGAcggggaagaggaagaggaagatgacGATGAAGAAACTGATGATGGTGAAGAGACAGTCGAAGGACATGCGGAAGAGAATGCTGATAATGTAATTGAGGCGCAATCGCCCAGGGCTTCTCAAACGGGTCCTTCGAGATCTGGTCAAGCTAGGGTTTCGTTTTGGgttgaggaagaggaagacaaGCGGAGAAGGACTGAGGGTGGAGAAGCGAGTTCTTCAAATGGCGTTGGAAGTTTGGAGATTTCACAAGGGAATGAGTGGAATCGGAATGAAATTGACGGATTGTTTTGCCCTATTTGCATGGAGGCATGGACCAATTACGGCGACCATCATATTTG CTGTCTTCCTTGTGGGCATCTATATGGCATGTCTTGTATCAATAGATGGCTGCAACAACGTAGAAAGGCAGGGAAGGTATCTGTCCACGCAATGATTTAA TGTTCAATGAAGGATGTTAGGAAACTTTTTGCATCACGAATTGTTGCTGCTGATGAAGAATCTCAAAAG AGAATTCAGTCACTTGAAGCTACTTGTGCCTCTCTTGAGACGAAG AATGCCAATTGGTGtaaaaaagaagttgaatggaaaaagaaagaaacagactTGCAGTCAAAAGTTCATGAACTTACCGAG AGGACAAATTATTTGGAGCATTTATTAGAAGATACAAAGAGAAAACATGAAGTAGCCCATCTTGATTGCATCTTTGAGGGGAAATCTGTATCCG aTCATAACTTTGGCTTAAGGTTTAGTGGACAGGTCTCTTCTTGCGGTTTTATATTAGAG AAAGAGCTGCTGGTGGATGGTGCTCGTTCAATTGATGTAGATTCCTCCAATCAAGTTGTTTTGGTTGCAAGAAGGCAGTCCGGGTTTGGTGGAACACATGTAATTACTAAG ATAAGCTTAATGTCTCCATATGAAAGGGAAGATATAAGAATTCCTTTTTGTACTAATGCTGTAAAGGACTTGCACATTTCTCCCGCTGCCAGAAACCTTGTGCTTTATTCTTCGTTAGGGAAGAAATTAGCTGTTCTCAG TATGGAAAGCAACAATATCATCCTTGACTATGAGTTACCA GATGCTGCTTGGTCGTGTTCATGGGATCAGAATAGTTCACACTATGTTTATGCTGGATTAAAG AATGGTTCGCTCATGATGTTTGATATGCGCCAAACTGTGGGTCCCTTGAAAACCTTGCGAGGCATAACGAGCAATCCAGTCCATACAATACATTctctttcaaataatttaactcTTTCTAATGATGTTAAATCTGTTCTGTCTGCTTCTGCATATGGCGTATGCCAATGGAACTTCGATGCCTCAGAAGAAGG GCCATTTTTAGTTCCAGAAACAAATCAAGGAGTTTGTACATCTCTTGCCTATTGCTCGAGCCGAGACGAAATTGTTGCTTCATATCGTCCCAAAGTTGGAATGTCAAGTGAGATACCTTATTCTCAGATTTCACCTTCTCCTTCCCACACTGCTGGGCATAGAGTTGATGGGTGCCACATGGCattcaagaaagaagaaaatttccaaaaattttcGAAGTTGGGTTCTGCACGTGCCAATATAGATGCAATACGCCTGCCAAAATCTACTATCATAGACTTACAAGACTGCAGTAGTTTGTTTGTATTCGGAGATGCAGTAATGAATGAATTGATCCTGCAGGAACTGCCTTCTTTTAGGTCTTTTCAGCATCTTAAACTACATAAGCATCCTGTTCGTGACGTTAAGTATTCGTATGGCTTCGGTAGAGGATTGCTTAGCTGTTTAAGTGATGATACTCTGCAACTTTTATGCACCAAAGGCTCATGA
- the LOC111781648 gene encoding probable pectate lyase 12 isoform X3, with protein sequence MVAAICIVLLALLLHSPSPPCTALNLSLPGQHPSPELVAQEVHRKVNDSITRRRLIQNSENDESSSCYTGNPIDDCWKCDSNWPNNRQRLADCAIGFGQYASGGKNGEFYVVTDDSDDDPVNPEPGTLRYAVIQPQPLWIVFPANMLIKLSQELIFNSYKTLDGRGANVHIVGGGCITLQYISNVIIHNIHIHHCYPSGNTMVRSSPTHYGYRTKSDGDGISIFGSKDIWIDHCSLSHCKDGLIDAVMGSTGITISNNYFSHHDEVMLLGHSDSYSPDSGMQVTIAFNHFGEKLVQRMPRCRRGYIHVVNNDFTQWEMYAIGGSGNPTINSQGNRYTAPYDRNAKEVTKRVETTESEWRGWNWRSDGDILVNGAFFITSGQGLEVKYEKAYSVEPKSAALIDQLTWHAGPLGVGSRDNNLGMWTTGSNGGGGFVLGSGPDYTDDMSESLSRIRFRYFVMVFSFCALALAFVP encoded by the exons ATGGTGGCTGCAATCTGTATTGTGCTGCTAGCTTTGCTGCTACACTCCCCCTCGCCGCCATGCACCGCTCTCAACCTCAGTCTCCCCGGCCAGCATCCGAGCCCTGAACTGGTTGCTCAAGAAGTTCACAG GAAAGTGAATGATTCCATAACAAGAAGGCGACTGATCCAAAACTCAGAGAACGACGAATCTTCTTCCTGCTACACCGGAAACCCCATCGACGACTGCTGGAAATGCGATTCAAATTGGCCAAACAACCGCCAACGCCTCGCCGATTGCGCCATAGGATTTGGCCAGTACGCTTCAGGAGGGAAGAACGGTGAGTTCTACGTCGTCACAGATGACTCCGACGATGATCCAGTCAATCCAGAGCCCGGGACATTACGATACGCCGTTATACAGCCACAGCCTCTCTGGATCGTCTTCCCCGCCAATATGCTCATCAAACTCTCACAGGAACTCATCTTTAACAGCTACAAAACCCTAGACGGCCGGGGCGCCAACGTCCACATCGTCGGCGGCGGTTGCATCACCTTGCAATACATAAGTAACGTCATTATCCACAATATCCACATCCACCATTGTTATCCATCAG GGAACACCATGGTCCGATCAAGTCCGACGCATTACGGATACCGTACGAAATCGGACGGCGACGGGATCTCGATCTTCGGGTCTAAGGACATATGGATTGACCATTGTTCGCTCTCGCATTGCAAGGATGGGCTGATTGATGCGGTGATGGGCTCCACCGGAATCACGATTTCAAACAATTATTTCTCGCATCACGATGAGGTTATGTTACTAGGTCACAGTGACAGCTACTCGCCGGACTCCGGAATGCAG GTAACAATAGCATTCAACCACTTCGGCGAGAAGCTTGTGCAAAGGATGCCACGGTGCCGGCGAGGCTACATCCACGTGGTCAACAACGACTTCACCCAATGGGAAATGTACGCAATCGGCGGCAGCGGGAACCCCACAATCAACAGCCAAGGCAACCGCTACACCGCCCCATACGACCGCAACGCCAAGGAGGTAACCAAGCGTGTAGAAACCACCGAGTCCGAGTGGCGCGGCTGGAACTGGCGCTCTGACGGCGACATCCTCGTCAACGGCGCCTTCTTCATCACTTCCGGCCAAGGCCTCGAAGTCAAGTACGAGAAGGCTTACAGCGTCGAGCCCAAGTCCGCCGCCCTAATCGACCAGCTCACTTGGCACGCCGGTCCACTCGGCGTCGGCAGTAGGGACAACAATTTGGGCATGTGGACCACTGGCTCTAATGGCGGTGGTGGCTTTGTTCTTGGGTCTGGCCCGGATTACACTGACGACATGTCGGAAAGCCTCTCGCGGATCCGGTTTCGATATTTTGTTATGGTATTTTCTTTCTGTGCATTGGCACTTGCCTTTGTGCCATGA
- the LOC111781955 gene encoding S-adenosylmethionine synthase 3-like, whose protein sequence is MDTFLFTSESVNEGHPDKICDQVSDAILDACLEQDPESKVACETCTKTNMVMVFGEITTKANVNYEKIVRDTCRGIGFISADVGLDCNNCKVLVNIEQQSPDIAQGVHGHMTKKPEEIGAGDQGHMFGYATDETPELMPLTHVLATQLGAKLTEVRKNRTCPWLRPDGKTQVTVEYKNENGAMVPARVHTVLISTQHDETVTNEQIAKDLKEHVIKPVIPAKYLDDNTIFHLNPSGRFVIGGPHGDAGLTGRKIIIDTYGGWGAHGGGAFSGKDPTKVDRSGAYIVRQAAKSVVASGLARRCIVQVSYAIGVAEPLSVFVDTYKTGKIPDKDILVLIKENFDFRPGMIAITLDLKRGGNSRYQKTAAYGHFGRDDPDFTWETVKLLKPNA, encoded by the coding sequence ATGGATACCTTCCTCTTCACTTCTGAGTCCGTCAATGAGGGCCATCCTGACAAGATTTGTGACCAAGTATCCGATGCTATCCTCGACGCGTGCCTTGAACAAGATCCCGAGAGCAAGGTCGCTTGTGAGACCTGCACCAAAACCAACATGGTCATGGTGTTTGGTGAGATCACGACCAAGGCCAACGTCAACTACGAGAAAATAGTTCGAGACACTTGCAGAGGAATCGGATTCATCTCTGCTGATGTCGGTCTTGATTGCAACAACTGCAAGGTCCTGGTGAATATAGAACAACAGAGCCCTGACATTGCCCAAGGAGTCCATGGACACATGACCAAGAAACCTGAGGAGATTGGAGCTGGTGATCAAGGCCACATGTTCGGTTATGCCACTGATGAAACCCCAGAGCTCATGCCACTCACCCATGTCCTTGCTACACAACTTGGTGCCAAGCTCACTGAGGTCAGGAAGAACCGAACCTGCCCATGGCTTCGGCCCGATGGTAAGACGCAAGTGACCGTCGAGTACAAGAATGAGAATGGAGCTATGGTCCCTGCTAGGGTCCATACTGTTCTAATCTCAACCCAGCATGACGAAACTGTTACAAACGAACAGATTGCTAAAGATCTGAAAGAACATGTCATAAAACCTGTCATTCCTGCAAAGTATCTCGACGACAATACTATCTTCCATCTCAACCCATCAGGTCGGTTCGTCATTGGAGGACCTCATGGTGATGCAGGACTGACTGGAAGGAAGATTATCATTGATACCTATGGAGGGTGGGGTGCTCATGGTGGTGGTGCCTTCTCAGGGAAGGATCCAACAAAGGTAGATAGAAGTGGTGCCTATATTGTTAGGCAAGCAGCAAAGAGTGTAGTTGCTTCAGGACTCGCTCGACGCTGTATCGTGCAGGTTTCTTATGCAATAGGAGTAGCTGAGCCCCTGTCAGTCTTTGTAGACACCTACAAAACAGGAAAGATCCCAGATAAGGATATCCTTGTCCTGATTAAGGAGAATTTTGACTTTAGGCCTGGAATGATTGCAATCACTCTCGACTTGAAGCGAGGAGGAAACTCAAGGTACCAGAAGACAGCTGCTTATGGTCATTTCGGCCGTGACGACCCAGATTTCACCTGGGAAACTGTAAAGCTTCTCAAGCCAAATGCCTGA
- the LOC111781956 gene encoding thioredoxin-like 3-3, whose translation MEDKEKKGLEGAGLDPTVSRHGNLKSASSDQDFKDVLLQIKSSKTTAVINYGASWCRVCSQILPAFCRLSNNFPKVSFIYADIDECPETTEHIRYTPTFHFYRDGERVDEMFGTGEERLHDRLWLHS comes from the exons ATGGAAGACAAGGAGAAGAAGGGGCTAGAAGGCGCTGGTTTGGATCCTACAGTCAGTCGCCATGGCAACTTGAAGAGTGCTTCTAGCGATCAAGATTTCAAGGatgttcttcttcaaatcAAGTCCTCAAAAACCACT GCAGTTATCAATTATGGTGCATCCTG GTGTCGTGTATGCAGTCAAATTCTTCCAGCATTCTGTCGGCTGAGTAACAATTTTCCAAAGGTTTCTTTCATCTATGCAGATATTGATGAATGTCCAGAAACAACTGAACACATCCGATACACCCcgacatttcatttttatcgtGACGGTGAAAGAGTAGACGAGATGTTTGGTACTGGGGAAGAACGGCTGCACGACAGGTTGTGGTTGCACTCCTAA
- the LOC111781648 gene encoding probable pectate lyase 12 isoform X2 yields the protein MVAAICIVLLALLLHSPSPPCTALNLSLPGQHPSPELVAQEVHRKVNDSITRRRLIQNSENDESSSCYTGNPIDDCWKCDSNWPNNRQRLADCAIGFGQYASGGKNGEFYVVTDDSDDDPVNPEPGTLRYAVIQPQPLWIVFPANMLIKLSQELIFNSYKTLDGRGANVHIVGGGCITLQYISNVIIHNIHIHHCYPSGNTMVRSSPTHYGYRTKSDGDGISIFGSKDIWIDHCSLSHCKDGLIDAVMGSTGITISNNYFSHHDEVMLLGHSDSYSPDSGMQVNSPSLFPCSPFFFFKLTLNSMIQLKVTIAFNHFGEKLVQRMPRCRRGYIHVVNNDFTQWEMYAIGGSGNPTINSQGNRYTAPYDRNAKEVTKRVETTESEWRGWNWRSDGDILVNGAFFITSGQGLEVKYEKAYSVEPKSAALIDQLTWHAGPLGVGSRDNNLGMWTTGSNGGGGFVLGSGPDYTDDMSESLSRIRFRYFVMVFSFCALALAFVP from the exons ATGGTGGCTGCAATCTGTATTGTGCTGCTAGCTTTGCTGCTACACTCCCCCTCGCCGCCATGCACCGCTCTCAACCTCAGTCTCCCCGGCCAGCATCCGAGCCCTGAACTGGTTGCTCAAGAAGTTCACAG GAAAGTGAATGATTCCATAACAAGAAGGCGACTGATCCAAAACTCAGAGAACGACGAATCTTCTTCCTGCTACACCGGAAACCCCATCGACGACTGCTGGAAATGCGATTCAAATTGGCCAAACAACCGCCAACGCCTCGCCGATTGCGCCATAGGATTTGGCCAGTACGCTTCAGGAGGGAAGAACGGTGAGTTCTACGTCGTCACAGATGACTCCGACGATGATCCAGTCAATCCAGAGCCCGGGACATTACGATACGCCGTTATACAGCCACAGCCTCTCTGGATCGTCTTCCCCGCCAATATGCTCATCAAACTCTCACAGGAACTCATCTTTAACAGCTACAAAACCCTAGACGGCCGGGGCGCCAACGTCCACATCGTCGGCGGCGGTTGCATCACCTTGCAATACATAAGTAACGTCATTATCCACAATATCCACATCCACCATTGTTATCCATCAG GGAACACCATGGTCCGATCAAGTCCGACGCATTACGGATACCGTACGAAATCGGACGGCGACGGGATCTCGATCTTCGGGTCTAAGGACATATGGATTGACCATTGTTCGCTCTCGCATTGCAAGGATGGGCTGATTGATGCGGTGATGGGCTCCACCGGAATCACGATTTCAAACAATTATTTCTCGCATCACGATGAGGTTATGTTACTAGGTCACAGTGACAGCTACTCGCCGGACTCCGGAATGCAG GTGAATTCCCCCTCCCTTTTTCCTTgttctccctttttttttttcaaattaacacTAAATTCTATGATCCAACTCAAGGTAACAATAGCATTCAACCACTTCGGCGAGAAGCTTGTGCAAAGGATGCCACGGTGCCGGCGAGGCTACATCCACGTGGTCAACAACGACTTCACCCAATGGGAAATGTACGCAATCGGCGGCAGCGGGAACCCCACAATCAACAGCCAAGGCAACCGCTACACCGCCCCATACGACCGCAACGCCAAGGAGGTAACCAAGCGTGTAGAAACCACCGAGTCCGAGTGGCGCGGCTGGAACTGGCGCTCTGACGGCGACATCCTCGTCAACGGCGCCTTCTTCATCACTTCCGGCCAAGGCCTCGAAGTCAAGTACGAGAAGGCTTACAGCGTCGAGCCCAAGTCCGCCGCCCTAATCGACCAGCTCACTTGGCACGCCGGTCCACTCGGCGTCGGCAGTAGGGACAACAATTTGGGCATGTGGACCACTGGCTCTAATGGCGGTGGTGGCTTTGTTCTTGGGTCTGGCCCGGATTACACTGACGACATGTCGGAAAGCCTCTCGCGGATCCGGTTTCGATATTTTGTTATGGTATTTTCTTTCTGTGCATTGGCACTTGCCTTTGTGCCATGA
- the LOC111781648 gene encoding probable pectate lyase 12 isoform X1, protein MVAAICIVLLALLLHSPSPPCTALNLSLPGQHPSPELVAQEVHRKVNDSITRRRLIQNSENDESSSCYTGNPIDDCWKCDSNWPNNRQRLADCAIGFGQYASGGKNGEFYVVTDDSDDDPVNPEPGTLRYAVIQPQPLWIVFPANMLIKLSQELIFNSYKTLDGRGANVHIVGGGCITLQYISNVIIHNIHIHHCYPSGNTMVRSSPTHYGYRTKSDGDGISIFGSKDIWIDHCSLSHCKDGLIDAVMGSTGITISNNYFSHHDEVMLLGHSDSYSPDSGMQVNSPSLFPCSPFFFFKLTLNSMIQLKVTIAFNHFGEKLVQRMPRCRRGYIHVVNNDFTQWEMYAIGGSGNPTINSQGNRYTAPYDRNAKEVTKRVETTESEWRGWNWRSDGDILVNGAFFITSGQGLEVKYEKAYSVEPKSAALIDQLTWHAGPLGVGSRDNNLGMWTTGSNGGGGFVLGSGPDYTDDMSESLSRIRFRYFVMVFSFCALALAFVP, encoded by the exons ATGGTGGCTGCAATCTGTATTGTGCTGCTAGCTTTGCTGCTACACTCCCCCTCGCCGCCATGCACCGCTCTCAACCTCAGTCTCCCCGGCCAGCATCCGAGCCCTGAACTGGTTGCTCAAGAAGTTCACAG GAAAGTGAATGATTCCATAACAAGAAGGCGACTGATCCAAAACTCAGAGAACGACGAATCTTCTTCCTGCTACACCGGAAACCCCATCGACGACTGCTGGAAATGCGATTCAAATTGGCCAAACAACCGCCAACGCCTCGCCGATTGCGCCATAGGATTTGGCCAGTACGCTTCAGGAGGGAAGAACGGTGAGTTCTACGTCGTCACAGATGACTCCGACGATGATCCAGTCAATCCAGAGCCCGGGACATTACGATACGCCGTTATACAGCCACAGCCTCTCTGGATCGTCTTCCCCGCCAATATGCTCATCAAACTCTCACAGGAACTCATCTTTAACAGCTACAAAACCCTAGACGGCCGGGGCGCCAACGTCCACATCGTCGGCGGCGGTTGCATCACCTTGCAATACATAAGTAACGTCATTATCCACAATATCCACATCCACCATTGTTATCCATCAG GGAACACCATGGTCCGATCAAGTCCGACGCATTACGGATACCGTACGAAATCGGACGGCGACGGGATCTCGATCTTCGGGTCTAAGGACATATGGATTGACCATTGTTCGCTCTCGCATTGCAAGGATGGGCTGATTGATGCGGTGATGGGCTCCACCGGAATCACGATTTCAAACAATTATTTCTCGCATCACGATGAGGTTATGTTACTAGGTCACAGTGACAGCTACTCGCCGGACTCCGGAATGCAGGTGAATTCCCCCTCCCTTTTTCCTTgttctccctttttttttttcaaattaacacTAAATTCTATGATCCAACTCAAGGTAACAATAGCATTCAACCACTTCGGCGAGAAGCTTGTGCAAAGGATGCCACGGTGCCGGCGAGGCTACATCCACGTGGTCAACAACGACTTCACCCAATGGGAAATGTACGCAATCGGCGGCAGCGGGAACCCCACAATCAACAGCCAAGGCAACCGCTACACCGCCCCATACGACCGCAACGCCAAGGAGGTAACCAAGCGTGTAGAAACCACCGAGTCCGAGTGGCGCGGCTGGAACTGGCGCTCTGACGGCGACATCCTCGTCAACGGCGCCTTCTTCATCACTTCCGGCCAAGGCCTCGAAGTCAAGTACGAGAAGGCTTACAGCGTCGAGCCCAAGTCCGCCGCCCTAATCGACCAGCTCACTTGGCACGCCGGTCCACTCGGCGTCGGCAGTAGGGACAACAATTTGGGCATGTGGACCACTGGCTCTAATGGCGGTGGTGGCTTTGTTCTTGGGTCTGGCCCGGATTACACTGACGACATGTCGGAAAGCCTCTCGCGGATCCGGTTTCGATATTTTGTTATGGTATTTTCTTTCTGTGCATTGGCACTTGCCTTTGTGCCATGA